The nucleotide window TCAATGTGGGGTTGCCTTTGAAGCTGCCCCCTTTTACCCTCGACCAAGCCCTAGAGCTAGCCCATCGATACGGTTGCCAAAACCTCAGCACTACTATGTTGAAGAAACTAGTCGCTCTGGTGGGTGGACATCCTTACCTACTTTCCCAGGCTTTGTATCACACTCGCCGGTATAACGTGCCACTGGAACAAATTTTACAAACAGCTTGCACCCCAAAGGGGATTTATCAGAATCACTTACAAAGTTTGATGGCTATTTTACAAAACCAGCCAAAACTTGCCCAAACCATGCAGCAGGTGGTTGTCTCTCCCCAAGGAATCCCGGTTGACCCAGTAATTGGCTACAAATTAGAAAGTTTGGGACTTGTTCAATTAGAGGATTGTCATGTTTTCGTAAGTTGCGAGCTATACCGTCGCTATTTTGAAGCCCAGCTACCAAGGTTCAACCTCTCCTCTGGGAAAACTGATGGTACCGCTCCCAACACAGCGATCGCCGATGGGGAAACGCAGCTTCCCTTTGACCGAGCGGCTGCGGCTAATTGTCTTCATGAGTTAGATGGAAGCACCCAACTGGCGAGCCGTCCTTACTTTGACCGCTATTTGCAACAACAATGGCAGCGATCGTCCAGCGATCGCACCCCGATGTCTCTAATTTTATGCGAACTATCAGTAGATTTAGAACAGCAATTGCTCTCACTATCAAAGTATAGAGGCGAATACAACACCATAGCAAACTGCCTGCAGCAAGTAGCCAGGGTCATTTGTACTTGTATTCGACGGCAAAGCGACCTAGCCGCCAAATATAGCAGTCAGGAATTCGCCGTCATTTTACCTCAAGCCGATACCGAAATAGCCAAAAAAGTTGCTGAAAGAATCCGTCAAAGCGTCAAAAACTTAAAAATTGCCATTCCCAGTAACAAAGGCAACCAGCAAAACCCAAACTTTCTGACAGTAAGCATCGGCGTAGCTAGTGCCATTGCCAGTAGCGATCGCAGCGACGCCACCACCATTTTGCTAGCCACAGACTTTGCCCTACGCCAATCCCAAAGCGAAGGCGGCGATCGGGTAACGGTGAATTCAACGTTGTTGGGTGAGTGAGTTTCAGCATCGGAGCAAAAAATTCATTGCACTTTTCTATCTCCCAAGCTCGGTACGCTCGGTACACTTCCACGCTGCCAAGAACCTCAAATTATCCTCCAAAAACCAAGGAAGGCACTGCTTGGGAAACAGCGCCTTCCATAGCAAACAGACGGCTATAGGGAAGTAGGTAGCCGGGCAGTTACATCATGCCCATGCCACCCATACCCATACCGCCCATGCCGCCCATGCCGCCCATGGCGCCCATGCCGCCACTGGGATCGCCACCAGCGGATTCGGGTTGGGGCTCTTCAACGACCAGGGCTTCGGTGGTCAGGACCATGCCAGCCACAGAAGCAGCGTTTTGCAGGGCAGCACGAACTACTTTTGCCGGGTCGATGATACCGGCAGCAATCATGTCTTCGTACTCACCGGTAACGGCGTTGTAGCCGATGTTAAATTCGGTATTCCGTACTTTTTCGACAACCACAGAGCCTTCGGCACCGGAATTGTGGGCAATTTGACGTACGGGGGCTTGTAGCGATTTGGCGATGATATCGGCACCGATACGCTCTTCTTCATCGAGGGTATCTCGTAGTTCTGCCACCTTGTTGGCTAGGTGAATAAGGGTCGTACCGCCGCCGGGAACGATGCCTTCTTCTACCGCCGCTTTGGTGGCATTGAGGGCGTCTTCAATACGCAGTTTGCGGTCTTTGAGTTCGGTTTCAGTGGCAGCACCGACTTTGATCACCGCGACGCCACCGGCTAGTTTAGCAATGCGTTCTTGTAGTTTTTCTTTGTCGTATTCGGAATCGGTGTCTTCTAGTGCCTGACGCAGTTGGCTGATGCGTTTTTGCACCGCTTGTTGGTTCTTGCTGTCAGTATTGGCAACGATGGTGGTATCGTCTTTGGTAATGGTAATCTTGTTGGCGGTTCCCAGTTGGTCCATGGAAACATTATCCAAGGTCAAGCCGATGTCTTCGGAAATTAGGGAACCACCGGTCAGGATGGCGATGTCTTGTAGCATGGCTTTGCGGCGCTCGCCAAATGCGGGAGCTTTAATCGCCGCTACGTTTAACACGCCGCGAGACTTGTTCACTACCAAAGTCGCCAGGGCTTCCCCTTCGATATCTTCGGCAATAATTAATAGGGGACGACCGGAACGAGCCACCTGTTCGAGGTTGGAAACCAAATCCTGAACGGCACTGATTTTCTTATCCGTAATCAGGAGGTAGGGATTTTCTAGTTCTACGACCATGCGTTCTTGGTCGGTGACAAAATAGGAGGAAAGATATCCTCTATCGATTTGCATCCCTTCCACTACGTCCAGTTCGGTGGCGAGGGATTTGGATTCTTCTACGGTAATTACGCCATCTTTGGTGACTCGCGCCATGGCGTCGGAAATCATTTTACCGACTTCTTCGTCACCGCCGGCGGAAACGGTAGCCACTTGTTCGATGGCTTCCCCTTCTACCGGTTTGGCAACGGAGGCAATTTCTTTCACCAGGTGGTTGACGGTTTTCTCGATCCCGCGTCGTACGGCTACAGAATTGGCACCTGCAGCAACGACTTTGAGACCCTCGCTAATCATTTCTTGAGCGAGGACGGTGGCGGTGGTGGTACCGTCTCCGGCGAGTTCTTTGGTTTTGGAGGCAACTTCTCTAATGAGTTGCGCGCCGGTATTTTCTAAAGGATCTTCTAGTTCGATGTCTTGGGCAATGGTGATGCCGTCGTTAACGATTTCTGGGGCACCGTACTGCTTTTCTAGGACCACGTTGCGACCTTTGGGTCCCATGGTAATGCGAACGGCGTTGACGAGGGCGTTAATCCCTGCTTCCAGCGATCGCCGCGACTCTTCGCGAAATTCTACCTGCTTGGCCATACTTGCTTGCTGCTCTTAGAGCTCTTCAAATAAAAAATTTAGCACTCCCTTGGCTGGAGTGCTAATTCGTAGAAACCGTACCTTAGCCGTCCGATCGCGTTGTGGCTACCCCAGCGATCGCTTAATCGCGACCGCCGCCGTTGATAGCGATTAACAAGCGCAAAATGAAGATAAACAAGTTAATGTAGGTCAAATACATGCCCAGGGCAGCAGATAAGTATTGCTCGTCCTTGTAGCTGCGCGGCATGATGTAGAAATCTACCACAGCCATACCGGCAAAGATAACCACGCCGATACCAGAAATGGCGAATTCCAGCCACCCAGGGGTATAAATCCCAAACAGACTGAACAGCAGCTGGCCGAGTAAAACTACAATAAGGGCAATTAATCCCAATTGTACCGTTTGGGCTAGCGCCATGCCATCGCGATCTGAGAGGTTGGAACCGATTTGTCGCGCGGCAATAAAAGTAATGCCGCAACCGCCAGCAGCAATGCCGATGCCTGGCAAGCCAACCCCAGAGGTACTCAGAGCTACCAAAATAATGGCGCTGAGGGTATAGCCAGACAGCAGACTATAGGTGGCTAAAATGGGGGTAGCGGTGGCATTGTTGCCTTTTTCCGCAACGTTGCGAGCCACGAAGAACAGGACAATTTCGGCAATTAAAGCGACCCAGAATGAAGGCATGAAGGCGTTGGGATAGTTGGAGATTACCCCCAACCCGCCGTAAACGCCTAAAGCAGTGAGAATCAAGCCGCCCCCTACAAAGGGCAATGCCTTGGGAATAACATTAGGACCAATAACGTCTTGGCTTTGAGCCTGACGATAGGCTTCCCGAAAGTTGCTATTTAAAGTCATGGGCTGTATTTTCCTCTCAAATTCTTTTTCAATACCTTTTCTTCTCTATTTTGGCAAATTTTGCAGGTCTTGTTGATTTGGGGAAGGGGTGGTTGGTCCCTCCTCTTCCCCTGCTGTTCCTGTAAAGACCGAGATACAACCTATGAAAATATATACAAATTATAAAAAATTGCTGTTGGTGAAGAAAGTAGGTTGGCGCTGAGAGACCCAACCGCGATCGCTAGAATGTCTTGGTTTGAGGAAAAATAGTGTTGCTTTGCCTATCCTTGATGTCCCCCCTTGGTTTATTTGTTTAAACAAGTTTTCATAAATAAAGTTTAGCACAGGAAGGGAACTTTTTTGTTTTTTGTGGAACCAAAATAAGCGATCGCTAGACACACAGGGGAAAGCCACCGCATCTCTGAATGCCCGTGCAAATATTCTGAAATCCCTGTATGAAAAGAACTTTGGTTTTCTTAATAAAATCTCTCTTGACAACCAAATGGTTATTAAGCGTTAATAGAAACCACGATCCAAATTCTATTTGGTAAAGCTTGTTGACATATAAATCAGATTTGAACCTATGATTGCTGACCTGCAACAACGCAAAAACGTCGGTCTTTGGGAGCGGTTTTGCCGCTGGATTACCAGCACCGAAAACCGTCTTTACATCGGTTGGTTTGGCGTTTTGCTCATCCCCACCGCTCTGGTATCGGCCATTGTCTTTACTTTGGCA belongs to Geitlerinema sp. PCC 9228 and includes:
- a CDS encoding Bax inhibitor-1 family protein, with protein sequence MTLNSNFREAYRQAQSQDVIGPNVIPKALPFVGGGLILTALGVYGGLGVISNYPNAFMPSFWVALIAEIVLFFVARNVAEKGNNATATPILATYSLLSGYTLSAIILVALSTSGVGLPGIGIAAGGCGITFIAARQIGSNLSDRDGMALAQTVQLGLIALIVVLLGQLLFSLFGIYTPGWLEFAISGIGVVIFAGMAVVDFYIMPRSYKDEQYLSAALGMYLTYINLFIFILRLLIAINGGGRD
- a CDS encoding AAA-like domain-containing protein, producing the protein MTIDELIQIVNASLPTPLTPLQEFLLRQSWEGKTYAYMAREIHYGPEYLRKTASSLWSILSDLWTEPISKTNLRSKFEQQCLTRTQQQLIERNSSDRIVEEPLFFPGGPIPVDSPYYIPRQPVEELAYEEICLPGSVIRIKAPRKMGKSSLMLRILEKGEQAGFDGIKIDFQQAEREVFSSLERFLRWFSANVARQLQLDANLDRYWDVDIGTKVSCTLYFQGYILANIEKPIILALNEVNRVFEYPEIAQDFLSLLRGWYEQGKQEAIWKQLRMVLVYSTEIYVPLNINQSPFNVGLPLKLPPFTLDQALELAHRYGCQNLSTTMLKKLVALVGGHPYLLSQALYHTRRYNVPLEQILQTACTPKGIYQNHLQSLMAILQNQPKLAQTMQQVVVSPQGIPVDPVIGYKLESLGLVQLEDCHVFVSCELYRRYFEAQLPRFNLSSGKTDGTAPNTAIADGETQLPFDRAAAANCLHELDGSTQLASRPYFDRYLQQQWQRSSSDRTPMSLILCELSVDLEQQLLSLSKYRGEYNTIANCLQQVARVICTCIRRQSDLAAKYSSQEFAVILPQADTEIAKKVAERIRQSVKNLKIAIPSNKGNQQNPNFLTVSIGVASAIASSDRSDATTILLATDFALRQSQSEGGDRVTVNSTLLGE
- the groL gene encoding chaperonin GroEL (60 kDa chaperone family; promotes refolding of misfolded polypeptides especially under stressful conditions; forms two stacked rings of heptamers to form a barrel-shaped 14mer; ends can be capped by GroES; misfolded proteins enter the barrel where they are refolded when GroES binds), which translates into the protein MAKQVEFREESRRSLEAGINALVNAVRITMGPKGRNVVLEKQYGAPEIVNDGITIAQDIELEDPLENTGAQLIREVASKTKELAGDGTTTATVLAQEMISEGLKVVAAGANSVAVRRGIEKTVNHLVKEIASVAKPVEGEAIEQVATVSAGGDEEVGKMISDAMARVTKDGVITVEESKSLATELDVVEGMQIDRGYLSSYFVTDQERMVVELENPYLLITDKKISAVQDLVSNLEQVARSGRPLLIIAEDIEGEALATLVVNKSRGVLNVAAIKAPAFGERRKAMLQDIAILTGGSLISEDIGLTLDNVSMDQLGTANKITITKDDTTIVANTDSKNQQAVQKRISQLRQALEDTDSEYDKEKLQERIAKLAGGVAVIKVGAATETELKDRKLRIEDALNATKAAVEEGIVPGGGTTLIHLANKVAELRDTLDEEERIGADIIAKSLQAPVRQIAHNSGAEGSVVVEKVRNTEFNIGYNAVTGEYEDMIAAGIIDPAKVVRAALQNAASVAGMVLTTEALVVEEPQPESAGGDPSGGMGAMGGMGGMGGMGMGGMGMM